A part of Silvimonas soli genomic DNA contains:
- a CDS encoding cupredoxin domain-containing protein, with protein MRKHLLALALASAALTATAWAEEPYEIKIEFKDGKASPTELVVPTGKKIRVVVSNTGSQAVEFESTQLRKEKVLGPGVTSSVILAPLSAGEYTWFDDFHQTTAKGKIIAK; from the coding sequence ATGCGTAAACATCTGTTGGCATTAGCGCTGGCTAGCGCTGCGTTAACCGCGACCGCCTGGGCGGAAGAGCCATACGAAATCAAGATCGAATTCAAAGACGGCAAAGCGTCGCCAACCGAACTGGTTGTGCCGACGGGCAAGAAGATTCGTGTGGTGGTTTCAAATACCGGCAGCCAGGCAGTGGAATTTGAAAGCACGCAGTTGCGCAAAGAAAAGGTGCTCGGCCCTGGCGTGACGTCATCCGTGATTCTCGCGCCCTTGTCCGCTGGCGAATACACCTGGTTTGACGATTTCCATCAGACCACCGCCAAAGGCAAGATCATCGCGAAGTAA
- a CDS encoding VC0807 family protein has translation MSNTTAVNQRPKLRTGLIIEILVNFVLPWLVYRQVEAQWGSHNALLASAVPPVLWSVLELVRHRRLDALSLLVIAGIVLSVGAVALGGSPTLMLMRESLITGAFGLAFLISAGLRRPLIYYLARATVAREKGDAMVRFEQYCTDGNGKIARWLIVMSLVWGGGLLAEMALRLWLAQTLPIERFLLVSPWLSYGIYAALGGWTWWYRRQLRNRHQRQEAGTLAQVQP, from the coding sequence ATGAGCAACACAACCGCCGTCAACCAGCGCCCGAAACTGCGCACCGGGCTGATTATCGAGATTCTGGTCAATTTTGTGTTGCCGTGGCTGGTTTACCGCCAGGTTGAAGCGCAGTGGGGCTCACACAACGCCTTGCTGGCCTCGGCCGTTCCGCCTGTGTTGTGGAGCGTACTGGAGCTTGTTCGCCATCGTCGCCTCGATGCGCTGAGCCTGCTGGTCATCGCCGGGATTGTGCTTTCGGTGGGCGCCGTGGCGCTCGGTGGCAGCCCAACCTTGATGCTGATGCGCGAGTCCTTGATTACCGGCGCCTTCGGCCTGGCATTTTTGATCTCCGCCGGTTTGCGCCGCCCGCTGATTTATTATCTCGCCCGCGCCACCGTGGCACGGGAAAAGGGCGATGCCATGGTCCGCTTCGAGCAATATTGCACTGATGGCAACGGCAAAATCGCCCGCTGGCTGATTGTGATGAGTCTGGTCTGGGGCGGCGGTTTGCTGGCCGAAATGGCACTGCGGCTGTGGCTGGCGCAAACCTTGCCGATCGAGCGTTTTCTGTTGGTTTCGCCGTGGTTGAGTTACGGCATCTATGCCGCGCTGGGCGGCTGGACCTGGTGGTATCGCCGGCAGTTGCGCAATCGCCATCAGCGGCAAGAAGCAGGCACGTTGGCGCAAGTGCAGCCCTGA
- a CDS encoding phosphatase PAP2 family protein, which translates to MRLIEQLLSPDMLNIGHPCLAAQQNKKAGRQCRLFYFSRLTKDWHRHVPHSLATHITPSLIFSQCFLAFCEVASQHEAAATFIASRCQSVNPFKVAMHFWQVLTNFGDSALLLPVAVVLIGWMLYEQAWRCASIWVALFVPAMVLVVATKLAFLGWGIGIERLDFTGFSGHTTLSMAIYPALAVWIVQRMHPRNHLRAYVLGWLFALVIGVSRLTLNKHSLSEVAAGVALGTAVSLTWTWLSALDSRPSHHFVLAVGILAMLIGGLHGERAPTQGFIARWAISMSHRPVPYNRYTAWPGSHPHHFSPSNPAYDRFPGKTPQTE; encoded by the coding sequence ATGAGGTTGATTGAGCAATTGCTTAGCCCCGACATGCTGAACATCGGACACCCATGTCTAGCAGCACAACAAAATAAAAAAGCCGGCAGACAATGCCGGCTTTTTTATTTTTCACGCTTAACTAAAGACTGGCACCGTCACGTGCCCCATTCGCTCGCGACGCACATCACGCCATCCCTGATTTTTTCTCAGTGTTTTCTGGCATTCTGCGAAGTTGCGTCGCAACATGAAGCAGCAGCGACATTCATTGCGTCGCGCTGCCAATCCGTAAATCCATTCAAGGTAGCCATGCATTTCTGGCAGGTACTGACCAATTTCGGCGATTCAGCACTGCTGCTTCCGGTGGCCGTTGTGTTGATCGGCTGGATGCTCTACGAGCAAGCCTGGCGCTGCGCATCGATCTGGGTGGCGTTGTTTGTTCCGGCCATGGTTCTGGTAGTGGCTACCAAACTGGCCTTTCTGGGTTGGGGCATCGGCATCGAAAGGCTGGATTTCACCGGATTTAGCGGGCACACCACGCTCTCAATGGCGATCTATCCGGCGCTAGCAGTGTGGATTGTGCAACGCATGCATCCGCGCAATCATCTTCGTGCTTATGTATTGGGCTGGCTGTTTGCACTGGTGATTGGCGTGTCCCGGTTGACGCTGAACAAGCACTCGCTGTCCGAGGTGGCCGCGGGAGTGGCTCTGGGCACGGCGGTGAGCCTGACCTGGACATGGCTGTCGGCGCTCGATTCCCGGCCCAGCCACCACTTTGTGCTGGCGGTTGGCATTCTGGCGATGCTGATCGGCGGGCTGCATGGAGAACGGGCACCCACGCAGGGGTTTATTGCGCGGTGGGCGATATCGATGTCGCATCGTCCGGTGCCCTATAACCGCTATACCGCTTGGCCGGGCAGCCATCCGCACCACTTCTCACCGAGCAATCCGGCTTACGACCGTTTTCCTGGAAAAACACCGCAAACCGAGTAA
- a CDS encoding integrase domain-containing protein has protein sequence MANRPSKTRRERKALLNAVTASKASRTKVNYAHWTNRLWNLLKERGHDLRFPEKVPETEMIAIVKIYVSRLEGLSVRSIHNQLAAIRKVLAHWGFSSLASPTHPVLNNLALLGKTASRVSTRRPCNDLRFNEIMLQAETLRLPQGVIAIIGLQRYLGLRATEALMSANSLATWLHRARTNQPLHIIYGVKGGRQRFVNLAPDNREGALIWIERAQRVAKKQHNRLMVNDRLKHADNTYHEHCRKVGLANPAGPHTLRYRWATAQLDHYLNTANLSLREAKAAVALDLGHGEGRGNEICARYCREYLIKHGLLVPRKPATELAIPMHLKNEVD, from the coding sequence GTGGCAAATCGACCATCCAAGACACGGCGGGAACGCAAGGCATTGCTAAATGCTGTAACTGCAAGCAAGGCATCCAGGACCAAGGTTAACTATGCACACTGGACCAATCGTTTGTGGAACCTGTTGAAAGAGCGCGGTCACGACTTGCGCTTCCCGGAAAAGGTCCCTGAAACCGAAATGATTGCAATAGTCAAAATTTATGTCTCGCGACTAGAAGGCCTGAGTGTGCGAAGCATTCACAACCAACTGGCCGCCATACGGAAGGTCTTGGCACACTGGGGTTTCTCTAGTCTTGCCTCACCGACCCACCCAGTGTTGAACAATTTGGCACTCCTGGGCAAAACAGCATCCCGCGTTTCCACGCGCCGACCCTGCAATGATCTTCGCTTTAATGAAATCATGCTTCAGGCGGAAACACTTCGGCTCCCTCAAGGTGTCATCGCCATCATTGGCCTGCAGCGATATCTTGGCTTGCGTGCCACCGAGGCATTGATGAGCGCCAATAGCCTCGCGACCTGGTTACATCGTGCACGTACAAATCAACCTCTTCATATCATCTACGGGGTCAAAGGGGGGCGGCAACGGTTCGTGAACTTGGCCCCAGATAATCGCGAAGGGGCTTTGATCTGGATTGAGCGCGCACAACGGGTCGCCAAAAAACAGCACAATCGACTCATGGTTAATGATCGGCTCAAGCACGCAGATAACACCTACCACGAACACTGCCGCAAAGTCGGTCTTGCTAACCCAGCAGGCCCCCATACCTTGCGTTACAGGTGGGCGACAGCCCAGCTGGATCATTACCTCAACACGGCAAATCTCTCTTTACGTGAAGCCAAAGCGGCAGTGGCGCTTGATCTGGGGCACGGAGAGGGCCGCGGAAATGAAATTTGCGCACGCTACTGCCGCGAGTACCTGATCAAACATGGACTTTTGGTACCACGAAAGCCAGCAACCGAATTAGCCATACCAATGCATTTAAAAAATGAGGTTGATTGA
- a CDS encoding helix-turn-helix domain-containing protein: MSQNRIQALRKQRAWTQEQLAQCSGLSVRTIQRIENGEPAGAETLQALAAVFEVPVQDLQESAMAPPPLSASASPPADAPDPQAASQEAELRAQVEREARFWGQMQRFGALLVVLLIINLLTSPSYLWVKWVALGWGLALVSRALRVFQLFGGFGPVWQERRLQRLRAKT; the protein is encoded by the coding sequence GTGTCCCAGAACCGTATTCAGGCTTTGCGCAAACAGCGCGCGTGGACTCAAGAGCAGCTAGCCCAGTGTAGCGGCCTGAGTGTGCGCACCATCCAGCGTATCGAAAATGGCGAACCTGCCGGGGCGGAAACACTGCAAGCCCTGGCTGCAGTGTTTGAAGTGCCGGTTCAGGATTTGCAGGAATCCGCCATGGCACCGCCGCCCTTGTCGGCCAGTGCAAGTCCGCCAGCAGATGCTCCGGACCCACAAGCCGCATCGCAAGAAGCAGAATTGCGCGCCCAAGTTGAGCGGGAAGCTCGCTTCTGGGGGCAGATGCAGCGATTCGGCGCCTTGTTGGTGGTTTTACTGATCATCAATCTGCTGACCAGCCCGAGTTATTTGTGGGTGAAATGGGTGGCATTAGGCTGGGGTTTGGCGCTGGTGTCGCGAGCTTTGCGGGTATTTCAACTATTTGGCGGGTTCGGGCCGGTCTGGCAAGAGCGCCGTTTACAACGTTTAAGGGCCAAAACATGA
- the leuS gene encoding leucine--tRNA ligase — protein MQEQYIPAEVEAAAQSEWEQHQTDRALEDTSKPKFYCLSMFPYPSGKLHMGHVRNYTIGDVLSRYMRMNGFNVLQPMGWDAFGMPAENAAIKNKVAPAKWTYENIDYMKIQLKSLGLAIDWEREVATCKPDYYRWEQWLFTRLFAKGIIYKKSGMVNWDPVDQTVLANEQVIDGRGWRSGALVEKREIPMYYFRITDYAEQLLQDLDQLGGWPEQVKTMQRNWIGKSFGAEVAFDYDVATTGEAGQLKVYTTRPDTLMGATYVAVAAEHPLATLAAVNKPELQAFIAECKSGSVAEADVATMEKKGMPTGQFVIHPLTGEKLPVWIANYVLWGYGEGAVMAVPAHDERDFEFANKYSLPIVQVYAPVNGENNFDAKVWQDWYGAKDDSIRTINSSKYDGKDYQGAFDGIVSDLEAGTHGTKRTQYRLRDWGISRQRYWGCPIPIVHCADCGDVPVPEDQLPVVLPENVVPDGRGNPLARMPEFYETACPSCGKPAKRETDTMDTFVESSWYYARYTSPDAATGMVDERAKYWLDVDQYIGGIEHAILHLLYARFFHKLMRDEGLIHTDEPFRNLLTQGMVICETFYREHDDGKKDWIAPADVEIERDAKGKIIGATLKSDGLPVVVGGIEKMSKSKNNGVDPQALIEKYGADTARLFMMFAAPPDQSLEWSDAGVEGAYRFLKRLWKLVNDHVAGGVTTAYAGGELSAELKALRFALHSTIQKVSDDYGRRKQFNTAIAAVMELLNALSKQAGSDASARAVAQEVLETAVKLLSPIAPHATNALWAALRPDSRLAEQSWPVVDETALVQDEIDMVVQVNGKLRATIRVSKDASKEAIEAIALGDENVQRFVEGTPKKVIVVPGRLVNIVA, from the coding sequence ATGCAAGAGCAATACATCCCGGCAGAAGTAGAAGCCGCCGCGCAAAGCGAGTGGGAACAACACCAGACAGACCGTGCCCTTGAGGACACTTCCAAGCCCAAGTTCTACTGTCTATCCATGTTCCCCTACCCGTCCGGGAAGCTACACATGGGCCACGTGCGCAACTACACCATTGGTGATGTGCTCAGCCGCTACATGCGCATGAATGGTTTCAACGTGCTGCAGCCGATGGGCTGGGATGCGTTCGGCATGCCGGCAGAAAATGCGGCCATCAAAAACAAGGTCGCCCCGGCCAAGTGGACTTACGAAAACATCGATTACATGAAGATCCAGTTGAAATCGCTGGGTCTGGCGATCGACTGGGAGCGCGAAGTCGCCACCTGCAAGCCCGATTACTATCGTTGGGAACAATGGCTGTTCACCCGCCTGTTCGCCAAAGGCATCATCTACAAGAAAAGCGGGATGGTGAACTGGGACCCGGTCGACCAGACCGTGCTGGCCAACGAACAAGTGATCGATGGCCGTGGCTGGCGTTCGGGCGCGCTGGTAGAAAAGCGCGAAATCCCGATGTATTACTTCCGCATCACCGATTACGCCGAACAACTGCTGCAGGATCTGGACCAACTGGGCGGTTGGCCTGAGCAAGTCAAAACCATGCAACGTAACTGGATCGGCAAGAGCTTTGGTGCCGAAGTGGCGTTTGATTATGACGTTGCCACCACCGGCGAAGCCGGCCAGCTCAAGGTCTACACCACCCGCCCCGATACGCTGATGGGCGCGACCTACGTGGCTGTAGCGGCCGAACACCCGCTGGCGACCCTCGCCGCAGTGAACAAGCCAGAACTGCAGGCGTTTATCGCCGAGTGCAAATCCGGTTCCGTGGCCGAAGCCGATGTCGCCACCATGGAAAAGAAAGGCATGCCGACCGGGCAGTTCGTAATCCATCCTCTGACCGGCGAAAAACTGCCGGTGTGGATCGCTAACTACGTGCTGTGGGGCTACGGCGAAGGCGCAGTCATGGCCGTACCTGCGCATGATGAACGCGATTTTGAATTCGCCAACAAATACAGCCTGCCGATTGTGCAGGTGTATGCGCCGGTTAATGGCGAGAACAATTTCGACGCCAAGGTCTGGCAAGACTGGTACGGCGCCAAGGATGACTCGATCCGTACCATCAATAGCAGCAAGTACGACGGCAAAGATTACCAAGGTGCGTTTGATGGCATCGTGAGCGACCTGGAAGCCGGTACTCACGGCACCAAGCGCACCCAATATCGTCTGCGGGACTGGGGTATCAGCCGTCAGCGTTACTGGGGCTGCCCGATCCCAATCGTCCACTGTGCCGATTGCGGCGATGTGCCGGTGCCAGAAGACCAGTTGCCCGTCGTGTTGCCAGAAAACGTCGTTCCCGATGGCCGTGGCAACCCGCTGGCGCGCATGCCAGAGTTCTACGAAACCGCCTGCCCATCCTGCGGCAAGCCAGCCAAACGTGAAACCGACACCATGGATACGTTCGTGGAGTCGTCCTGGTATTACGCCCGTTACACGTCGCCTGATGCCGCCACCGGCATGGTCGACGAGCGCGCCAAATACTGGCTGGATGTCGACCAATACATCGGCGGCATTGAACACGCCATCCTGCACCTGTTGTACGCGCGCTTCTTCCACAAACTGATGCGCGACGAAGGTCTGATCCACACCGACGAGCCGTTCCGCAACTTACTCACGCAAGGCATGGTGATTTGCGAAACGTTCTATCGCGAACATGACGACGGCAAGAAAGACTGGATTGCCCCGGCTGACGTGGAAATCGAACGCGATGCCAAGGGCAAGATCATTGGCGCGACGCTCAAGAGCGATGGCCTGCCAGTGGTAGTCGGCGGCATCGAGAAGATGTCCAAATCCAAGAACAACGGTGTTGACCCACAAGCGCTGATCGAGAAATACGGCGCGGACACCGCCCGCTTGTTCATGATGTTTGCCGCACCGCCAGACCAGAGTCTGGAATGGTCTGACGCCGGTGTGGAAGGTGCTTATCGCTTCCTCAAGCGTTTGTGGAAGCTGGTCAACGATCATGTTGCAGGTGGCGTCACCACGGCGTATGCCGGCGGCGAATTGTCAGCAGAACTCAAAGCATTGCGCTTTGCCTTGCACAGCACGATCCAGAAAGTGAGCGATGACTACGGTCGCCGCAAACAATTCAACACCGCCATCGCCGCAGTCATGGAGTTGCTCAACGCCTTGAGCAAGCAAGCAGGCAGTGATGCCAGCGCGCGGGCAGTGGCACAAGAAGTACTGGAAACCGCCGTCAAGTTGCTGTCGCCCATTGCACCGCACGCCACCAACGCACTGTGGGCAGCGCTGCGCCCGGACTCACGCCTGGCCGAGCAAAGCTGGCCGGTGGTCGACGAAACCGCACTGGTACAGGACGAAATCGACATGGTCGTACAAGTGAACGGCAAGCTGCGCGCCACGATTCGTGTATCCAAAGACGCCAGCAAAGAAGCCATTGAAGCGATCGCGCTGGGTGACGAGAACGTGCAACGCTTTGTGGAAGGCACGCCGAAGAAAGTTATCGTGGTACCGGGTCGACTGGTTAATATCGTCGCCTGA
- a CDS encoding 4Fe-4S binding protein: MQQASSSTPTQTLLAQAGNWLARHRGAIIAAQWVVVVFYVGLLVLPVISPLPDSDARIFNNLTVFAQFLFWGIWWPFVLLSMVLFGRLWCGVLCPEGALSEFTSRFGLNLPLPRWIRWSGWPFVAFAGTTIYGQMVSVYQYPKAVIVVLGGSTVAAMIIGFLYARDRRAWCKYLCPVNGVFNMLSRLAPVHFKVNGDAWKRSYHGKKVIPIVCAPLVPIRHMEGNAECHMCGRCSGHRDAIELTARSASEEIVKVGPTKDAGWQTILLLFGMLGLAIGAFQWTVSPWMVDLKQGIAEWLINRNIMWPLEKSLPWFIFTNYPQQNDVFTLLDGSLVVAWIVAIGLALGTALSTILAVANRLLGRWDTRRFHHLALALIPLAGCGLFLGLSATSITILKPEGVSLLWVSPVRITMLTLANLWSLWLAAGVLRRYSANIGQKTASWLVFAGALALIDTSWWLMFWGW; the protein is encoded by the coding sequence ATGCAGCAAGCGTCAAGTAGCACTCCAACTCAAACCCTGTTGGCCCAAGCCGGGAACTGGCTGGCCCGGCATCGTGGCGCGATTATCGCGGCGCAATGGGTCGTCGTGGTGTTCTACGTGGGCTTGCTGGTGTTGCCGGTGATCAGTCCGCTGCCGGATTCCGACGCGCGCATCTTCAATAATCTGACGGTATTCGCGCAGTTCCTGTTCTGGGGCATCTGGTGGCCGTTTGTGTTGCTGAGCATGGTGCTGTTTGGCCGCTTGTGGTGTGGCGTGCTCTGCCCGGAAGGCGCGTTGTCAGAGTTCACCAGCCGCTTTGGTCTTAACCTGCCTTTGCCGCGCTGGATTCGCTGGTCCGGCTGGCCGTTTGTGGCCTTTGCCGGCACCACCATCTACGGCCAGATGGTCAGCGTTTACCAATATCCCAAAGCAGTGATCGTGGTCTTGGGCGGCTCCACTGTTGCTGCCATGATCATCGGCTTTTTGTATGCGCGTGACCGACGCGCCTGGTGCAAATATCTGTGCCCGGTCAACGGCGTCTTCAACATGCTGTCTCGCTTGGCACCGGTGCATTTCAAGGTGAATGGCGACGCCTGGAAGAGGTCTTACCACGGCAAGAAAGTGATCCCCATTGTCTGTGCGCCGCTGGTGCCCATCCGGCATATGGAAGGGAATGCGGAATGCCATATGTGTGGCCGTTGCAGCGGTCACCGCGATGCAATCGAGCTGACTGCGCGCTCGGCCAGCGAAGAAATCGTCAAAGTTGGCCCGACTAAAGACGCCGGTTGGCAAACCATTTTGCTGCTGTTTGGCATGCTCGGTCTGGCCATTGGCGCGTTCCAGTGGACAGTCAGCCCGTGGATGGTTGACCTCAAGCAAGGCATTGCCGAGTGGTTGATCAACCGTAACATCATGTGGCCGCTAGAAAAATCCTTGCCGTGGTTCATCTTTACCAATTATCCGCAGCAAAACGACGTCTTTACCTTGCTGGACGGCTCGTTGGTGGTGGCATGGATTGTGGCCATCGGTCTGGCGTTGGGCACTGCGCTGAGTACCATTCTGGCCGTTGCCAATCGTTTGCTGGGGCGTTGGGACACCCGGCGCTTTCACCATCTGGCACTGGCGCTGATTCCGCTGGCGGGCTGTGGATTGTTTCTCGGCTTGTCCGCAACATCGATCACCATTCTCAAGCCGGAAGGCGTGTCGTTGCTGTGGGTCAGCCCGGTGCGTATCACCATGCTCACCTTGGCCAATCTGTGGAGCCTGTGGCTGGCCGCTGGCGTGTTGCGCCGCTACAGCGCGAACATCGGGCAAAAAACAGCTTCCTGGCTGGTGTTTGCCGGAGCGCTGGCGTTGATTGATACCAGCTGGTGGCTGATGTTCTGGGGCTGGTAA
- a CDS encoding iron transporter yields MRVSILAGAVAALTLAASAFAAEYPIGKPLLKGGMEIGAVYLQPIKMDPEGMMRKAEESDIHLEADIHALKHNPNGFAEGEWMPALLVKYEVTKVGTNQKISGDMMAMVADDGPHYGDNVKLFGPGKYKLKLTILPPSKNPMAHFGRHVDKETGVGPWFDTITNDYEFTFAGTGKKGGY; encoded by the coding sequence ATGCGTGTTTCGATTCTGGCTGGCGCTGTTGCTGCGCTGACCCTGGCTGCATCAGCCTTTGCCGCTGAATATCCGATTGGCAAGCCGCTGCTCAAAGGCGGCATGGAAATCGGTGCGGTGTATCTGCAGCCGATCAAGATGGATCCGGAAGGCATGATGCGCAAAGCCGAAGAGTCGGACATTCACCTGGAGGCGGATATCCACGCGCTCAAGCACAACCCGAACGGTTTTGCTGAAGGCGAATGGATGCCGGCGCTGCTGGTGAAGTATGAAGTCACCAAAGTGGGCACCAATCAGAAAATCTCTGGCGACATGATGGCCATGGTGGCCGATGACGGCCCGCATTACGGCGATAACGTCAAACTGTTCGGACCAGGCAAGTACAAACTCAAGCTCACCATTTTGCCGCCATCCAAGAACCCGATGGCGCATTTTGGCCGCCATGTGGATAAGGAAACCGGCGTTGGTCCATGGTTTGACACCATCACCAACGACTACGAGTTCACCTTCGCAGGCACAGGCAAGAAGGGCGGTTACTAA
- the lptE gene encoding LPS assembly lipoprotein LptE has product MTATLRRLTAILLISLLAACGFHLRGQGPNSGFAYPTVYVEGKGGVAQQLRLYLPLLPNVKLIKDATQKDVAKIAILNESTNNAVLTINSAGQATEYKTSFVATFSAFRPDGTAIMESQQVTLSRSYSYDPNNPIAMTGESNRLVKDMQQDASQLILRRINAVATHGDNAQ; this is encoded by the coding sequence ATGACTGCAACGCTGCGCCGCCTGACGGCCATTTTACTGATTAGCCTGCTGGCGGCCTGCGGCTTTCATTTGCGCGGGCAAGGCCCGAATTCGGGCTTTGCTTACCCCACGGTGTATGTGGAAGGCAAAGGCGGCGTCGCCCAGCAGTTGCGGCTGTATCTGCCGCTGCTGCCTAACGTCAAGTTGATCAAAGACGCCACACAAAAAGATGTCGCCAAGATTGCCATCCTGAACGAGAGCACCAACAACGCCGTGCTGACTATTAATAGTGCAGGCCAGGCTACGGAATACAAGACGTCGTTTGTGGCCACCTTCAGCGCCTTCCGCCCCGATGGCACTGCCATTATGGAAAGCCAGCAAGTGACGCTGTCGCGCAGTTACTCCTATGATCCGAACAACCCGATTGCCATGACCGGTGAATCCAACCGCTTGGTCAAAGACATGCAGCAGGATGCCTCGCAACTGATCCTGCGTCGTATCAACGCTGTTGCTACACACGGCGACAATGCGCAGTGA